In Palaemon carinicauda isolate YSFRI2023 chromosome 38, ASM3689809v2, whole genome shotgun sequence, a single window of DNA contains:
- the LOC137630121 gene encoding uncharacterized protein, producing the protein MLLIRLPILLLFVAALSDCARKNLKRVDDGPPRPTDIRRYIGSDRSRRALKNAQAYDQLYVTDPSPYILAEVLKDLGGGAEGLCHVLVYYDPKAVSPEDLDTLQTNLEAPVILIDVSKLKFSLITKSQRDVPLLDLLSNRPDQRCRLLLAWSSPNYQRGLLLILRAEENILGHKDTVILPVSDHRLDRFLPQLKRRVLIKKRGSRVSRNRRETLNSRFLVEGVCEACTKYTLQQLGEWSQPTGWIWGGSNLRNRGLSGVEVIVSYTPSVPNIFVTENKNDGSLVLEGVEMRLLEYAAQALNFTYRLVVPPDGEWGRPINGTWTGKVGEIIKGNADIAIGGLVYTKERAEVTEYSILFHNELWGIVCPLSVRLPVWPYVMFPFRTESAPTVFKFLVIFHVMAFLIVSTVGIQEETTPRHPLSESMYITIKTGISLYLRLMACLYFWNLFFCLMKPKYEAPIVDSIALLHSGKHWGIVSGTTVTRVLSTSSSPGHIELDAGAEPLNSISEGFQRLRSDGLCLVGVPKRYAKATIATRHTTECGEPGLQISEENLNSVLGGWIYPYGSPLTEPMNLIISRLQGFGFLEHWRQELHLMLLTKGPRDLPCLNPPLNALTVMDLRLAFLVLLVGWSAALLAHIAEHVMYYIYNPLEHNNITRRKEVGNIVRRNTNIAIVDPNAREPVSIDDRYNNINIVETEPRKKNTIDETIKSKTNKTDDYISSEDNSPCHTYKVRDWLRNVLTPTEKLDVTVKEIELRKQLKTILNDMWGINPK; encoded by the coding sequence ATGCTTCTGATACGTCTACCCATTCTTCTGCTTTTCGTGGCAGCATTGTCAGATTGCGCCAGAAAAAACTTAAAAAGAGTGGACGATGGTCCACCAAGACCTACAGATATCCGCAGGTATATTGGCTCAGACCGCAGTCGCAGAGCTCTGAAGAATGCCCAAGCCTATGACCAGTTGTATGTCACGGATCCTAGCCCTTACATACTAGCGGAGGTCTTGAAAGACCTAGGTGGAGGAGCAGAAGGTCTGTGCCACGTACTTGTGTACTATGATCCCAAAGCAGTATCACCGGAGGACCTGGACACCCTACAGACAAATTTGGAGGCCCCTGTTATCCTAATAGATGTATCAAAACTGAAGTTTTCTCTGATCACTAAATCACAGCGTGATGTTCCCCTACTTGACCTACTGTCGAATCGGCCCGATCAGCGATGTCGACTGCTACTGGCTTGGTCATCACCAAATTACCAACGAGGGCTCCTCCTCATCCTAAGAGCTGAAGAAAATATATTGGGCCACAAAGACACAGTGATTCTCCCGGTTAGTGACCATCGTCTAGATCGTTTCTTACCCCAGCTCAAACGTAGAGTTCTAATCAAGAAACGTGGATCTAGAGTGAGCCGTAATCGTCGTGAAACATTGAATTCCAGGTTTTTGGTTGAAGGAGTATGTGAAGCATGCACAAAATATACTCTGCAGCAGTTGGGAGAGTGGAGTCAGCCAACTGGCTGGATATGGGGCGGATCAAACCTTCGTAACAGGGGGCTATCAGGAGTTGAAGTGATAGTTTCGTATACTCCATCTGTTCCAAATATTTTTGttactgaaaataaaaatgatggcTCACTTGTACTTGAAGGAGTTGAAATGCGTTTACTAGAATATGCGGCACAGGCTCTCAATTTCACCTACAGATTAGTTGTCCCACCAGATGGGGAATGGGGTAGGCCAATAAATGGTACCTGGACAGGAAAGGTTGGAGAGATAATAAAGGGGAATGCAGATATTGCTATTGGTGGTCTTGTTTATACAAAGGAGCGAGCTGAAGTCACTGAATATTCAATTTTGTTTCATAATGAATTGTGGGGTATAGTTTGTCCCCTATCTGTTAGACTTCCTGTATGGCCATATGTTATGTTCCCATTCAGAACAGAGAGTGCACCAACTGTATTCAAATTTCTTGTCATTTTCCATGTAATGGCCTTTTTAATAGTTTCTACGGTGGGCATTCAAGAAGAAACAACTCCTCGACACCCATTATCAGAATCTATGTACATAACTATCAAAACCGGCATCTCGCTTTACTTACGACTCATGGCTTGCCTCTACTTCTGGAACCTTTTTTTCTGTCTGATGAAACCAAAATATGAAGCCCCCATAGTTGACTCAATAGCATTGCTCCATAGTGGGAAACATTGGGGCATTGTTAGTGGAACAACAGTGACAAGGGTATTATCTACATCTTCAAGTCCTGGTCATATTGAGCTGGACGCAGGTGCTGAACCCTTGAATTCAATAAGTGAAGGTTTCCAACGTTTAAGGAGTGATGGACTATGTCTTGTTGGAGTACCTAAGAGATATGCAAAAGCTACAATTGCTACAAGACATACAACTGAGTGTGGAGAACCTGGTCTgcaaataagtgaagaaaacttgAACTCAGTACTTGGAGGATGGATATACCCCTATGGTTCACCTCTAACTGAGCCAATGAATCTTATCATCAGTCGGCTTCAAGGGTTTGGGTTTCTAGAACATTGGCGGCAAGAATTACATCTGATGCTTTTAACAAAAGGGCCGCGGGACTTGCCATGTCTTAATCCGCCTTTAAATGCACTTACCGTCATGGACCTTCGCCTTGCATTTTTGGTTCTCCTTGTAGGCTGGAGCGCTGCTCTACTAGCTCATATTGCTGAGCAtgtgatgtattatatatataatccactAGAGCACAATAATATCACCAGGCGCAAAGAAGTTGGAAACATTGTACGACGTAATACTAATATAGCTATTGTGGACCCTAATGCAAGAGAACCTGTTTCTATTGATGATAGATACAATAACATCAACATCGTCGAGACTGAACCACGTAAGAAAAACACGATCGATGAAACTATCAAAAGTAAGACCAACAAAACTGATGACTACATATCGTCAGAGGACAACTCACCATGTCACACATACAAAGTACGAGATTGGCTTAGGAATGTTTTAACGCCAACAGAGAAATTAGATGTCACTGTAAAAGAAATAGAGCTCAGAAAACAGCTGAAGACTATCCTCAATGATATGTGGGGAATCAACCCCAAATGA